In Xanthomonas campestris pv. phormiicola, the DNA window ATCGTCCAGGCTGGACCGCACCGGCGCGGCCTTGGGCACCGGCGCCGATTCCAGCGTGGTCGATTGGCGGGTGGCGGTCGCCGACGACGGGGCCGGATTCAGGCTCTGCGCCGTCGCCAGCGCCGGTGCCAGCAGCGCGATGGCGGCCATGCGAATGAGGGAAGGATGCACAACCGCTCCATAGCACCGTGATCGGAACGCCGACGCTAGCGCAACCGGAGCGCCACGTCGATGCCGCCTGCCTGCGGCTTGATCGCCGCGGCGGCGCCCTCATCTTGTGCGCATCCTTCCGCGCTACGGGCCCCGCCATGAGCCGATTCGACCTCACGCCTCCCACCTCCGCCGAACGCGAGCGGTTGATCGCCGGGCTCAACGACGAGGAGCGGCGGGTGTTGCTGCAGCACGGCACCGAGGCGCCGTTCTGCGGCGTCTTCCTGGACAACAAGCTGGAGGGCGTCTACAGCTGCCGGCTGTGCGGACTGCCGCTGTTCCGTTCCAGCGCCAAGTTCGATTCGGGCACCGGCTGGCCCAGCTTCTTCGCGCCCTACCACCCGGCCCACGTGCGCGAGATCCGCGACAGCAGCCACGGCATGATCCGCACCGAGATCGTCTGCGCGCGCTGCGACAGCCACCTCGGCCATGTGTTCCCGGACGGCCCGCCGCCCAGCGGCGAGCGGCATTGCCTGAACTCGGTGTCGCTGCAATTCACCGAACAGGGCCAGGCGCTGCCGAACCCGTTGCAGCGCGGCGGCGGCGACAGCGAACCGGCCTGACCGGCAGCGCCCCGGCGCCGCATCGCACGGAGCAGACCTGCGGCGCGTGCCCTCCTGGTTTCCTGCTGATCTTGCCGCTGGCCGCATGCGGACGCGCCTGCGCAGCGGCGGCCATTTCCGCGGCGCACCCGGCCGCCGGCGCACGCTTGCAGGCCGATCGCTGCGCCTGCGATGGCACTGCGGCAGCGACGCGGTGCAGGCCGAATTCGATGCGGCGCGCGACCGTGCGGCGCCGCTGGTGCTCGGCCGTCGCTGCGCAGGCATCGGGCCGATGCCGACAGCGGCGCGCCACGCCGCTGCCCAGGGCAACCTGCACCGCGAACATCCGCGCGATGCCGCCGCACCTGCCCCCCGATACGCGCAGATGCGTGCGCCAGGGAAGCGGCGTGAGCGGCTGAAACCACGCACCCACACGCCGGCGTACGTCGCCGCGGCAGAGGCGCAAGCGGCGTCTTCACACGCGTCTTCACGCAGCCGCGGCCGCGCCGCCGCCTTCAGAAAGCCGCCGCTGGGCCGAAATGGAGATATCCCCGTTCCGGCTCGCAGGCTGCTTCCGCCATGCTCATCATTGTTGGCTTCCTTGTCGTCATCATCAGCGTGATCGGCGGCTACGTGCTCTCGCACGGCAAGCTCGGCGCGCTCTGGCAGCCCTACGAATTGCTGATCATCGGCGGCGCGGCGCTGGGTGCGTTCCTGGTCAGCACCCCCGGCAAGATCGTCAAGGCCACCCTCGCCGACATCGCCGGCGTGTTCAAGGGCCCGAAGTACAAGTCCGACGACTACCGGGCCACCCTGAGCCTGGTCTACGAACTGCTGAACAAGGCGCGGCGCGACGGCTTCATGGCCCTGGAAGACCACGTGGAAAAGCCGGCCGAGAGCGCGATCTTCAGCAACTACCCGAAGGTGCTGGCCGACCACCACCTGCTCGACTTCATCACCGACTGCCTGCGCCTGATGATCGGCAGCAACATCGAGCCGCACGAACTGGAGCCGCTGCTGGAGCTGGAGCTGGAAAAGCACCACCACGAGGCGATGGCGCCGGCGCATGCGCTGAGCAAGGTCTCCGACGGCCTGCCCGGCTTCGGCATCGTCGCCGCGGTGCTGGGCATCGTCATCACCATGGGCTCGATCGGCGGCCCGATCGAGGAGATCGGCCACCACGTCGGCGCCGCGCTGGTCGGCACCTTCCTCGGCATCCTGCTGGCCTACGGTTTCGTCGCCCCGCTGGCGGCGGCGATGGAAGCGCGCGCCGAACAGGACAGCCGCATCTTCGAGTCGGTGAAGACCGCACTGCTGGCCTGCCTGCGCGGCTACAACCCGAAGATCGCGCTGGAGTTCGCGCGCAAGACCCTGCCGAGCAACGTGCGGCCGAGCTTCTCGGACTTCGAGACGCACCTGAAGACGATCAAGTAGCAGCGCCGCCATGCCCGAAGCCAAAGCTACCGTCGTCATCCGCCGGGTCAAGAAGATCCAGGCCGGCGGCCACCATGGCGGCGCCTGGAAGGTCGCGTTCGCCGACTTCGTGACCGCGATGATGGCGTTCTTCCTGGTGTTGTGGCTGGTCGCGGCCACCACCAAGGAACAGCGCATGGCGATCTCCGAATACTTCCGCAATCCCAGCCCGCTGGAGGGCAAGAGCCCGGCGCCGAGTCCGGGCATGGCCGGACCCGGCGGCGCCAGCACCTCGATGATCAAGCTCGGCGGCACGGCGGACCTGCAGCGCGGCGACAACAAGGATCCGTTCGGCAGCAAGAGCCCCAAGGGCGACGCGCAGAGCAAGGCGGCCCAGCGCGAAAAGGAAAAGCAGCGCCTGGAAACCCTGATGCAGGAACTGAAGGAAGCGATCGACAAGAGCCAGGCGCTGGAACCGTTCAAGGACCAGTTGCTGCTGGACCTGACCCCGGACGGCCTGCGCATCCAGATCGTGGACAAGGAGAACCGGCCGATGTTCGACATCGGCAGCGCGGTGCTCAAGCCCTACACCCGCGACATCCTGCACGAGCTGTCCGGCTTCATCAACGAAGTGCCCAACCACATCAGCATCACCGGCCACACCGACGTCACCCAGTACAGCGGCAAGAACGGCTACAGCAACTGGGAATTGAGCGCGGACCGCGCCAATGCGGCGCGGCGCGAGCTGGTCGCCGGCGGCATGAGCGAGGACAAGGTCTCGCGCGTGGTCGGCCTGTCCTCCTCGGTGCTTTTCGACAAGCAGAACCCGGACAACCCGATCAACCGCCGCATCAGCATCGTGGTGATGACCAAGGACGCCGAGGATGCGGCGCTGGCCGGCAGCGATCACGCCGTGGCGCTGGGCCAGCGGCAGAACGATGCCGACACCAAGGTACCGGACCTGAGCGCGGCCGTGGCCGCTGTGCCAGCCCCGGTGCCGGCTGCGGCTAGGACTTCGACCTCGACTCCGGCAGCGAATGCCGCTGCCCCGGCGGCGAGCATCGCCAAGCCCGCGACGGTGACCGTCGCGGCGCCGCGCACCACCTCCCCGGAGGCCGCGGCCGACGCCGCCCGCGAAGCGATCCGCGCGGTCAACAGCGTCACCGGCAACAGGCCCCGCAGCAGTGCCGCGCCGTCGCCGTCGCCGTCGCCGGCAACGGCAACGGCAACGGCCGCCGCCGAGAGTCCGGCGCAGCGCTGACGCTTTTTGCTCTCGGGCCTTACCCGAGCGGCGGCGGCGCCGGCTGCGGCCAGCGCTGTCGTGCTGCCCCCAGGTCGCGCCACCTCTTGCAAGAGGCTCATGGTCGACGCGCTGGTGCGCTTGCGGGAGCGGTTTCAACCCCGACAGATGACCAGCACCATGGCTCCTGACCTCGCTCGTCGCGGCTGTTCGCGCCCGCCGCCGCCTGCGTAGCGGGGCTGCGGGAAAGCGCTCCGGTGCGCCACCCGCCGTTGCATTCGTTCCGTTTCCGCGCCGCAGCGCTCCTCACTGCGGCAGCGTTTGCGCCACGCCCTGCGCGATCGCCTGGCGGACGATGCGTTCGATGTCGCGCTGCAGCGCCGCGTTGGCGACCTGCTGGCGCTGTGCCAGCACGTCCTGTTGCCTGGCCAAGCCCTCCTGCTCAGTGGCCAAGGCCGATTGGCGCGTTTCCAGTGCGGCCATCTGCTGCGCGAAGTCCGCATGCGCGGCATCGGTGCGGGCCGCGGATCGGGCAACGGCCGGGCCGCCGCTGGCGGCAAGCCGCGCCTGCTCGCTGGCGATCCTGGCGTCCTCCATGGCCTGGCCTGCCTGGCCCTGTGCGATGGCGCCCTGCTGCCGGCCGATCTCGCCCTGGCGCGTGCCCAGCCGCCCCTGGCGCTCGCCGAGTTCGCCCTGTTGCCGCCCCAGCGCCTCGACCGGCGCGTAGGCGGCCTTCAGTTGCTGGATGGTGGCCGTATCGCGCACCACGTAGCGCTTGCCGTCCTTGCGGATCCACCACAGCGTCTCCTCGCCGTGGCGCGCGCGCCGCGCCTCGCGCAGGTCCTCGCTGCTGCCGTACATGTTGGTGTTCCCCTGTTCGAACAGCACCGAGGCATTGCGGCGATCGTCGGACAGGGTGGTGATGCTGGTACTGCTCGTCACCCGATGCGTGCCGGCAACGGGAGCGGGCGGCACCGGTGGCACGGGCGCAACGGGCGGCACTGCGGGCGACGCCGGTGCGGCGATGTCGATGTCCGCATCCTGGACGCTCGCCTGCACGGACGCGATCGCACCGGCAGCGGCGCCGGCCAGGACCAGCAATGCGGCGCCGCGGCGCCGGAGTGGGATGTTCGAGTGCAGCATGGCGGATCTCCTTGTGGGCATGGCGGATGGGCGAAGCGATGGCCTACGCCGTAGCGACCAACGGCCCGAGCGGCGACGCGAACCACGCGTTACCGACCGCCGCACCAGGCGCACCTGCCGCCGCGGCTGCCAAGCCGCTACGCCCGCATCGGGCATCGGGCATCGGCGGCAGGGCTGGATAACTACAGCCGTAGTCAAACTAGTCATGCCTACAAATGTAGTCAAGCCTGCCGAAGGTCATGCCCGGCCGCCCCGCTTACAATGGCCGTCAATCCGCGAACGAGACGAACGTGTCCAAGCAATCCAAAGCCAAGCGCGACAAGCGCAAGAAGCAGCAACCCAAGCGCGCCTTTGCCCGACTGGGCCGCGAGCAGCCCATCGCCAACCACGCCGTGCTGCAGGACGAGAGCGGCCGCGTGCTGGCCGCGATCGGCCTGCAGGGCTACGAATGGCTGCTGTCGATCGGCGGCCAGACCATGGGCAACGCCGACAATCCGGTGCCGATGCTGGCGATGCTCAAGCACCTGGCCAACGTGCAGGAGCAGGAAGGCAAGACCATCACCCTGGACTACTCGACCCAGTTGCAGGAGATGATCGACGACCTTGCCGCCGACGAGGGCAAGACCGCGGCAGAGTATCTGGACGCATTGGTGGCCGAGTTCGCCGAGGGCGAGGGCGACGACGGGATCGATGCCGCCGCTGGCGATGCCGACGACGAGGCAGATGCCGAAGCGGACACGGCTGCGAGCGACACGACCGCGGCAACCCCTGCGGCTGACGCGGCTGACGTCGAAGCCGACGCCGACGGCAAGCACAAGCCAGCCTGATCGTCACGATGGCGGTCTACATCGACGATGCGGTGCATCCCTGGCGCGGCCAGCGCTGGGGACACCTGCTCGCCGATACGCTGGACGAACTGCATGCGATGGCGGCGCGGCTGGGCATTCCCCGCCGCGCCTTCCAGAACAAGCTCAGCGGCGCGCACTACGACGTGCCCGCCGCCTTGCGCGACGAGGCGATCCGCCTGGGCGCGGTGCCGGTGTCCCGGCACACCGATCGCGAACTGATGAAGGCGCTGATCCGCCAGGCGCGCGCGCAGGCGCGCGGCGAGGCCGGTTGACCAGATCGGAGAGCGTCGCCAAGCGGGCATAGGCGCGCCGCCGCGGCACGGCTTGCGAGTGGCCTGGGACGTCGTCAGCCTCGACACTTCGCCGAAGCCGTTCTGGTTTCTCGACGCCGTTCGTCGCGGCTGAAGCCGCTCCACAGGGAACTTGCGGTACGTTGGCTGGGTGCACTGTTGGAGGGACTTCAGTCCCGACGCATGGGTCCCGACGCATTTCGGCGCCGGGAAGCGTACCGCTCCGTTCGTCGCGGCCGACGCCGCTCCGCCGCGCTTGCGGCAGGCCGCTCGCGCACTCGCGATGCCACCGCGGCATGCAGGGGGCAGCGATGCCACTCCTGCGGCCGCCTGGCGGGCCGCGCCTAGAACGGATCGCTGCCCGGGCGCAGGTCGATGCCCAGGATCGCCGCCAGCCGCTGCATGTCCTCGTCGTCGCGGCTGAGCGCCATCCAGCCGGCGCGGTCGTCGCCGCCGGTGTCCCAGCACCAGATGCTGTAGCCGTACTCGCGCAGGCGGTCGTAGGCCACCGCCAGCAGCGAGGCGGTGTCGTGGGCGCCGAGGAAGTCCTCGTCGTCGACGTCGCCGCCCCAGTCGAGGCGCAAATTCCAGCGCGCGGCCAGTTCGTTGATCGCGCCGATCAGCGCTTCGGTATCGCCGCCGTCCACGTAGAAGCCGGAGGTCCAGTCGATGGCGTCCTTCAGCGTCCACAGCCAGCCGTCGCCGTCGCTCTCCGCTTCGCCCGCGGCCTCGCGGTAGGCGTTGAACTGGCGCAGCGCGGTCTCGTCGTCGCCGGGATTGATCAGCAGCAGCAGGTTCCAGATCAGCCCCTGCTGGGTATCCGGATCGTCGTCGTCCGCGTCGCCGCTGAGGTCGTCGGGGTCTTCGTAGTCGGCGCTGTTGTCGGGCATGGCGGCGGATCGGGCAGTGCGGGAGGCGCAGTGTGACGCGCCGGGCGCGGCGACGGAAGCGCGGCGAAACTCGGCAGCGACGCCGCAGGCGTTTATCCTTCGCCCCCGGAAGACGGCGCCACCCGCCGCCAAGCGAACCCATGACGATGCGCGATACCCCTCCCGATCACCTGGCGATCAGCCCGCAGAGCCCGTTCCACGATGCGCAGGCGCTGGCGCGCGGCGTCGGCATCCGCTTCAACGGCGTGGAGCGCGACAACGTGGAGGAATATTCGGTCAGCGAAGGCTGGATCCGCGTGCAGGTCGGCAAGGCGCGCGACCGCCGCGGCAATCCGATGACGATGAAGATCAACGGCAAGGTCGAGGCGTACTTCCTGGAAAAAACCGACTGAGCGCCACGTACGGCCGGCGCGCTCGGCGATCTGCAGCCGGCGCGCGCGGCGGGCGCGACTGCCGGCTCAGGACTTGAGCCGGTAGCCGCTGCGGAAGATCGCCCAGACCACGAGCAGGCACACCGCCAGGAACACCCCGGTCATGCTCGCGCTGACCGCGATATGTACGTCGGCCTTGCCGAAGAACGCCCAGCGGAAACCGCTGACCAGGTACAGCACCGGGTTGAACTTGCTGATCTGCTGCCACAGCGGCGGCAGCATGCCGATCGAATAGAAGCAGCCGCCGAGGAAGGTCAGCGGGGTGACCACCATCAGCGGGATCACCTGCAGCTTCTCGAAACCGTCGGCCCACAGACCGATGATGAAGCCGAACAGGCTGAAGGTCACCGCGGTCAGCACCAGGAAGCCGAACATCCATAGCGGATGCGCGATCTGGTAGGGCCCGAACGCGCGCGCGGTGAGCAGGATCAGCAGGCCCAGCAGCACCGACTTGCTCGCCGCCGCGCCGACGTAGCCGATCACCACCTCCCACCACGCCACCGGCGCCGACAGCACCTCGTAGATGGTGCCGGCCCAGCGCGGCATGTAGATGCCGAACGAGGCGTTGGAGATGCTCTCGTTGAGCAGCGACAGCATCACCAGCCCGGGAATGATGTAGGCGCCGTAGTCGACGCCGTCGATGACGCCCATGCGCGAACCGATCGCCGCGCCGAACACCACGAAGTACAGCGAGGTCGACAGCACCGGCGAGGCGATCGACTGGGTCAGGGTGCGGAAGGTGCGCGCCATTTCGAAACGGTAGATCGCGGCGATCGCATGCAGGTTCATGCGCGCGCCTCCGCGCCGGCGGCGGCCGGGCGCACCAGGTTGACGAAGATCTCCTCCAGCGAGCTTTCGCTGGAATGCAGGTCCTTGATCTCCACGCCGTGTTCCTCCAGTTGCCGCAGCAGGCGGCCGATGCCGGTCTGCTCGGCCTGCACGTCGTAGGTATAGGTGAGCACGGCGCCGTCGGCGGACAGTTCCAGCGGTTGCGCGGCCAGCGCCGCGGGCAATGCCGGCAGCGGCGCCTGCAGGGTCAGCACCAGCTGCTTCTTGCCGAGCTTGCGCATCAGCGTGCGCTTGTCCTCCACCAGCACCAGTTCGCCGCGGTTGATCACCCCGACGCGGTCGGCCATGTCCTCGGCTTCCTCGATGTAGTGCGTGGTCAGGATGATGGTGGTGCCCTGCTCGCGCAGGCGCCGCACCATCTGCCACATGTCGTGGCGCAGCTCCACGTCCACGCCGGCGGTCGGCTCGTCCAGGAACAGGATGCTCGGCTCGTGCGCCAGCGCCTTGGCGATCAGCACGCGCCGCTTCATGCCGCCGGACAGGGTGGAGATCCTGTTGTCGCGCTTGTCCCACAGCGACAACTCGCGCAGCACCTGCTCCAGGTAGGCCGGATTCTTCGGCTTGCCGAACAGGCCGCGGCTGAAGCGCACCGTCGCCCATACCGTCTCGAACGCGTCGGTGGCCAGCTCCTGCGGCACCAGCCCGATCTTGGCGCGCGCGGCGCGATAGTCGTGCACGATGTCGTGGCCGTCGGCCAGCACCCGGCCGCTGCTGGGATTGACCAGGCCGCAGACCACGCTGATCAGCGTGGTCTTGCCGGCGCCGTTGGGACCGAGCAGGGCGAAGATCTCGCCGCGCTGGATGTCCAGGTCGATGCCCTTCAGCGCCTGGAAGCCGCCTTTGTAGGTCTTGGTGAGTTGCTGGATGGAGATGATCGGGGGCACGCGGATTCCTTTGCGGGACTCGGGACTCGGGACTCGAAGAGCCTAGCAGCCGCATCGTTGCGAGCATGGGAAGCAAAGCGTCCGCCAGCCCGAGCCGTATCAGTCATCGCATACCCTCCGAGTCCCGAGTCCCGGGTCCCGGGTCCCGCCCCCCTCAACTCTTCCTCCGCGCCTCCAGCAAATCCAGATTCCGGATCAGCCGCCGCGCGATCTCGTCGGAGATCCTGCGCTGGCGGGTCAGCTTGAACAGTTCCTGGCGTTCGGCCTGCAGGCCGGCGTTGCGCAGCTGGCGCAACACATCGTCCAGCCGCCGCGCCTCTTCCGGATCGCTCTCCATCGCCTCGCCATGGTCGAGGTGGCGCTGGTACAGGGCGCTGACCCGGATCGCCGCCTCGTTGTAGAGGTCGGCATGTTCGCTGTCGTGCACCAGCCGCTGGCGCAGCTTCTCCACCGCCGCCAGCGCCGCGCGCGAGGATTCGCGCCGCGCCAGGTCCTCCTCCAGGCGGTCGCTGGGTTCCTCCGGCAGTTCCAGGCCGCGCAGCAGCCGCGGCAGCGCCACGCTGGCGACCAGCAGCGAGGTCACGATCACCGCGCTGGCCAGGAAGATCACCAGGTCGCGCGCCGGGAACGCGGCGCCGGTGGGCAGCAGCAGCGGCAGGGTCAGCACGCCGGCCAGGGTGATCGCGCCGCGCACGCCGGCCAGCGAGGCCGCCACCACGATCCGCCACGGCGGGCTGAGGTGCGCCTCACCGCGGCGCCGCGCCTTGAGCAGGTTCCAGCGCAGCGACAGCCACACCCACACGAAGCGCAGCAACAGCAGGCCGACATAGATCGCCAGCGCATAGCCCAGCAGCCACCACGGATTGAGGTGTCCGGCTTCGTCGATGTTGTGCACCGCGCCCTGCACGATGCCCGGCAACTGCTCGCCGAGCAGCACGAACATGATGCCGTTGAGGGTGAACTGGACCATGTCCCACACCGCCGAGCGCTGCACGCGCATGCTGCCCGGGGCGCGGCCGCTCAGCTCCACGTAGCTCATGCTGATGCCGGCGGCGACCGCGGCGAGGATGCCGGAGGCGTTGATCGCCTCGGCCAGCAGGTAGGCGGCGAACGGCAGCAGCAGGTTGACCAGGATCGCCGCGCCGGGCTCCTCGCCGACCTGGCGCCAGATCCAGCGCTGCGCCAGGCTCGCGCCCAGGGTCACGCCGACGCCGGCGGCGACGCCGACCAGCGCCACCCACAGGAAGGTCAGCGAGGCGTCGGCCAGCGAGAACGCGCCGGTCATCGCCGCGGCCACCGCGAACTGGAAGCAGACCAGGCCCGACGCATCGTTGAGCAGCGACTCGCCCTCCAGGATGTGCATCAGCCGCTTCGGGATCGGCGCCCGCGCCGCGATCGAGGACACCGCGACCGGATCGGTCGGCGACACCACCGCGGCCAGCGCGAACGCCACCGCCAGCGGCATCGCCGGAATCATCCAGTGGATCAGGAAACCGGCGCCGACCACGGTGAACACCACCAGGCCCAGCGCCAGTTCCAGGATCGCGCCCTTGTCGCGGAACAGGCCCTGCTTGGGGATGCGCCAGCCGTCCAGGAACAGCAGCGGCGGCAGGAACAGCAGGAAGAACAGCTCCGGCTCCAGCGTATAGCCCTTCTTGAACACCCCGGCGATGACCGCGCCCAGGCCGATCTGCACCAGGGGCAACGGCAGCGAGAACGGCAGCACCCGCACCAGATAACCGCTGGCCACCACCGCCAGCAACATCGCCAACACCACTTCGATCGAATGCATGCTCGTCCGGACCGCAGCACCGCGCCGACGGCACCGCACCATGAATGGGGGAAGCGGCAAGCAAAGCGCACCGCAGGCGCGATGTCCAGTGACAGCGGCGCGCGGCATTTAGCCGGCGGCGCGTCTGCCGCGGTCCGCGCACCCGCGCTGGCGCCGTGCCGCGGTCGCGGCGCGACCTGCGCCACCCGGCCGCAGCGCGGCACGCGATAGTATCGCTCCGCCCCATTCCCGCACCGAACCCCGCGCCGCATCGCCGTCGGAGACTCCATGCTGACCATTCAAGAACTCAACACCTTCATCGACGACCAGGCGGTCGGCGACAGCGTCTGGCAGATCTGGAACCTGATCGGCCAGCATTTCGAGCAGGCCCAGGCGAGCCTGCCCGCCGAACAGGCGATGCCACGGCGCGAACTGTCGTTCCACGATCAGGTGCGGCTATTGGGCTATCTGTGCCTGCTGCTCGAAGGCATTCCCGGCGACCTGGTGGAGATCGGGGTGTGGAAGGGCAAGTCGCTGGTGCTGATGAACGAGGTCAGCAATCGCCAGCGCCGGGTGATCGGCCTGGACCCGTTCGCCTTGCCGAACCAGTTCGAGGAATTCAACCACTACCGCCAGCGGCTGCTGCCCAATGCGCAGTTCATCCGCGGCTACTCGGAGTTCTGCGCCCAGCACTTCTACAACATGAAACCCGAAGTGGCATTGCTGCATATCGACGGCGGCCACACCGGGCGCAACGTGCTGCTGGATTTCCTGCTGTATGCGCCCAGCGTGGTGAGCGGCGGGTTCGTCGTGTTCGACGACTACGGCGACCACCAGCACTCGCCGGAAGTCGGCCCCGCGGTCGACCTGCTCCGGGCCACCGGCTACTTCAACGACTTCCAGGTGCTGGGCTGCGCGCATGGCTTCGAGAACAGCTACGTGCTGCAGCGCCGCTGAGCCGGCGGCAGCGTGTCCATGCGGCGCCTGCCAGCGCTGGCAGGCGCCGCTGCTGCGCGAGCATCCAGCGACGCAGCACGCGCGTTTCGGTGTGGCGCGCGGATCCATCGCCGCGCGCGGTCCCGCCTGCTGCAGCGTCTGCGCTGCCTCTGCGCAGGCGCGCTTGCCGGGAATGCGTATGGCGCGGGGTGCGATATCCGCCCGCCCCCCATTCATCATTATCTGGATGGCGTGATGCAACCGCGCCAGCGCTGCGGCCGTAGAACGTGTGCACGGTCGACTGGCCGCGCATTCCCTAAAGGAGCAAACCCATGAAGATCCAATTGCTGGCCCTGGCCCTCGCGGGCCTGGTCTCGCTGCCCGCCATGGCCGGCAGCGGCCAGGCCGCGATGCACGACCACGCGGCGATGACCCAGGCCAAGCCGAATCCGATGGTCGGCGGCGCCCCGATGTACGCGACCAAGGACATCATCGACAACGCGGTCAACTCCAAGGATCACACGACCCTGGTCGCCGCGGTCAAGGCCGCCGGCCTGGTGGACACGCTGAAGGGCGCAGGCCCGTTCACCGTGTTCGCACCGACCAACGCCGCCTTCGCCGCACTGCCGGCGGGCACCGTGGACACGCTGCTCAAGCCCGAAAACAAGGACAAGCTGACCCAGGTACTGACCTATCACGTGGTCGCCGGCAAGCTCGATGCGACGACGCTGCTGGCGCAGATCAAGGCCGGCGGCGGCAGCGCCAAGCTGACCACCGTGCAGGGCGAAACGCTGGTCGCAAAGACCCGCGGCGGCAAGGTCACCCTCACTGACAGCAAAGGCAATACCGCCCACGTCACCACCGCCGACGTGATGCAGAGCAATGGCGTGATCCATGTGGTGGACAAGGTTTTGATGCCGTAAGCACAGCTCGGGGGTGCATTGGCATCGCGGGGACGGCTGCGGCCGTCCTCGTTTTGCGCCATTCCCTCGGCAGGCCGTGGCCTGCCCACTCCAACAACAGCCGGACGCGTGCACGCGATCAGTCGCCAGTCGGGGTTCCGCGCGGCGTCTGCGCCTATCCTGCCAGAACGCGCAAGTCGCGCAAGAAGCCTCGATAGGCGGCATCTGCCGCATCGCCGCCGCGCTGGCGCAGCACCCAGGACGGATGCACGGTGGCCAGCGCGCGGGTGCCGTCGGCCAGCGCCTGCCACTGCCCGCGCTGGGCCATCAACGCAAAGCCGTTGCCCAGCACCGCGCGCGCCGCGGTCGCGCCCAGGCACAGCACCACGCGCGGCCGCACCCGCGCCAGCTCGCCGGCCAGCCAGAAGCGGCAGGCTTCCACCTGCGCACGTTCGGGATTGCGATGCAGCCGCGTCTTGCCGCGTTGCTCGAAGCGGAAATGCTTGACCGCATTGGTCACGTACAGCCCGGCGCGGGCGATGCCGAGTTCGTCCAGCGCGCGATCGAACAGGCGCCCGGCCGGACCGACGAACGGCCGCCCGCTCAGGTCCTCCTCGTCGCCGGGCTGCTCGCCCACCACCATCACCGCGGCG includes these proteins:
- a CDS encoding fasciclin domain-containing protein; protein product: MKIQLLALALAGLVSLPAMAGSGQAAMHDHAAMTQAKPNPMVGGAPMYATKDIIDNAVNSKDHTTLVAAVKAAGLVDTLKGAGPFTVFAPTNAAFAALPAGTVDTLLKPENKDKLTQVLTYHVVAGKLDATTLLAQIKAGGGSAKLTTVQGETLVAKTRGGKVTLTDSKGNTAHVTTADVMQSNGVIHVVDKVLMP